Below is a genomic region from Silurus meridionalis isolate SWU-2019-XX chromosome 10, ASM1480568v1, whole genome shotgun sequence.
agaaagaatcaaaaggctagactaagctttgctgaggagcatgttgtgtggacagaggagaactggtccaaagttcacttcagtgatgaaagcaagtttaatttatttgggtccgatgggaaacattatgttcggcgacaaactggagaaagactgaacccaaagtgtgtaaagaagtcagtgaaaagtggaggaggaagtgtgatggtttggggcatgttttctgcagcaggagttgggcctcttatacagctacatggcagagtgaatgcaaatgtttatcagaaccttcttcaacatcatatggttccttcctgagttcatcacccaatcagcccgcagtgttcatgcaggacaacgctccatgtcacacagcaaaacgggtaaagcagttccttgaaactgaaaacattgaaataatgacatggcctgcccagagtcctgatctcaacccaatagagaacctctggaaaatccttggtgacaaagttatggccaagaaacacactacagtcaccaaactgtggaggagactggaagaagagtggaccaaaatcacaccagagcagtgtgagagtatggtgctgtcctgtggccgcagatgtgctgaagtcattcagagcagaggcctggacacttcctactaattgctgactgttgtaaccttcagaaaattttgttgtaatttttttccatgctacagtcattgttgttctctaattttgatcagtgtgttttctgcaaaataatgtttttttttaaatgccttagttaatttgtggaaaaggtgttctggtagcatggtatagacaggacaaaaactccctcaactgttgagcagtgaagatgacattattttagaattgttcaattgattataaattgttctctaattttgattactagtgtgtgtatatatataatgtgtgtgtatgtgttagaaTTGACCTGGTGTGTATAAGagtagtatatatatactgtatacataaacacagtatgtatactgtatatactgtacagtatgtatttatgtatatatatatatatatatatatatatatatatatacatacatacatacagtacagtatatacagtatacatactgTGTTTgccccccttcctgatttcttattcttttgcatgtttgtcacactttattgtttcagatcatcacaCTAATTTCAATtttagtaaaagagaacacaagtgaacacaacatgcagttttttattattgagggaaaacaaaatccaaaactacatggccctgtgtaaaaaagtgtttgcccccctgttaaaactgtttaaactaaatttctctcgccacacccaggcctgattactgccacacctgttcatcatcaagaaatctcttaaataggacctgcctgacaaagtgaagtagaccaaaagagcCTCAAAAGtgagacatcatgctgagagccaaagaaattcagaaacaaataaaaaagtaattaagaCAGTCTAACAGTGTGGAAAAGGTTCTAAAgccgtttctaaagctttgggactttagagaaccacagtgagagccatttttcacaaatggcaaaaacatggaacagtagAAAACCTTCCCAGGAGCTGGCCGGCCAACGAAAATTACCCCATGAGCACAGCAACGACTCATACAAGAGCTCACAAAAGACCtgcaacaacatccaaagatcTGCAGCCCTCATCTGCCTCAGTTacggtcagtgttcatgactccaccatgagaaagagactcagcaaaaatggtctgcatggcagagctCCAAGACCAAaactgctgctgagcaaaaagaacataaaggttTGGCTTAGTttttccagaaaacatcttgatgatccccaagacttttgggaacaTACTTTGTgaactgacgagacaaaagttgaactttttggaagttgtgtgtcccattacgtctggcgtaaaagtaccaccatatttcagaaaaagaacatcataccaacagtaaaatatggtgatggtagtgtgatggtctggtgatgttttgctgcttcaggatctggaagacttgctgtgataaacgaaaccatgaattctgctgtttatcaaaaaatcctgaaggagaatgtccagccatctgtttgtgacctcaagctgaagcgaacttgggttctgcagcaggacactgatccaaaacacaccagcaggtccacctctgaatggctgaagaaaaacaaaatgaagactttgaagtggcctagtcaaagtcctgacctgaatccttttgagatgctgtggcatgacttTAAAAAGGGGTTCATGCtggaaaaccctccaatgtgtctgaattacaacaattcagcagagatgagtggagtaaaattcctccacagcacaGAAACAGACTCAGTGTAAGTTATCACacacgcttgattgcagttgttgttgCTGAGGGCGGCCCAAGCAGTTAtcaggtttagggggcaaacactttttcacacatgagcatgtagttttagattttgttttccctcaataataaaaagcttcatgtaaaaactgcatgttgttcacttgtgttctcttttactaatatttacattagtctgatctgaaacattaaagtgtgaaaacatgcaaaaaaacaagaaatcaggACTTTttcacacctgtgtgtgtgtgtgtgtgtgttagattatACCTGGTGTGTATAAGGGTAGAAGGCGTCAGAGTCGATTCCtttattgtgtataatatacATGAAAGCATTAGTCATGAATCCTCCTTTACAGCCGTGATTTCCCTCCATCACACTGCAGTCCACCAGGTTCTGTACACTCAGGGGAACCAGGCGGCCCGACTTCTTCATCATTTGACCTTCTAATGCCCCAACTGCACTAAATGCCCAGCAGGATCCACACATACCCtatgcaaacacacatacacacaggaaaaaacacaaataaacgtATCTGGTTTTTACtctcgcatacacacacacacacacacacacacacctggtttTGCACAGGGCTGACAAGACCCTTCTCAGTCCAGTTCAGTGTGTCTGGAACAGGAGAGTCACTCAGCACTGTGAAGTTCTCATTAGAATCCAGAGGAATGTTCTTCATGCTCAGACCATTCATCTTAGCATTAACTTCTTCTGctgtctgcacacacacatatgattctcttttaaaaaaaatagttccATTTAATTCATCTTTGATGTGTACAgtaatttaaagttttttcttaATTAGTGATTCAGAGAAGACGGTGAAGATAACCCCCTGAGACTGGCCAGGTACCTGCATAGGAACCAGAATCTAAAATAATACATCCTGATGTGGAAGACAGAAGATATTGCTAAGAGATAAAGATCTTTACTTCTTTCTAAGTGTGTCGTGTAAGGTCAGTGTGAAATTACTGCACCAGATCTGACAGGTGGTTGAGCCCCAGCATGAAGCTGTGATGTTCCCCGTTGTGCTTCATCACGTCCATTACATTGTGTTGCCACACTGATCTCCTGAACACTTCttcaccctacacacacacacacacacacacacacacacacacacacaaagctatagacttcatttattatattatggaAAAATATCTGACAATTATTATCACACAATTATCAAACTCAGATTCCTACTCTAATTTatgttataattaattatttcaatttttttcacattttttatattaatcattttcaaatgtattttaccATTTTGTCAAACAATGACTtactattaatttatttgtcaattattttatttatttggtgtttctttatttatttatgattgtgTTTATCACAGCTGATAGTCACAGATTTAATACTTAAGATTTCACATAATAAATATCAGAATGTTAAACAACTGTATTACCCATCAGCCTCTGCACTGGCACATGATCACTGCACCCGCACATGATCATTGCACTGTCCCACATGATCACTTCACTGTCACATGTGCACTGCATCACACTCACAGTTGATGTGTTGATCCACACTCTGTACCTCCCTCACACTCTGCAGTGTTCATTTATTGTCTAATATTTTATATCCAACTTTAAAGAAAAGCATGTGCAGTATGTTTTTACTCTGATTACACAACACTACTACAcaactgtgtgagtgtgtctgtaatTATGTGTGTAGAAGAGCCTTAAATTCtcacacatacattacagcacagtgaaattattttctttgcctATGCCAAACTTGTTTGGAAGCTGGGATCAGAGAGAGCGtgagagtggcagcttggcagtactggggcttgaacccccgacatTCCATTTAGcaaccagagccttaaccactgacccACCACTccctgtgcagtgtgtgtgtgtgtgtgtgtgtgtgtgattgtgtgtgtgtgtgtgcatgtgtgtctgtgtgattgtgtgtatgcatgtgtgtctgtgtgtgtctgtgtgtgttattgtgtgagtgtctgtgtgtgtgtttgtgtgtttgtgtgtgtttgtgtgattgtgtgtatgcatgtgtgtgtgtgtgtgtgtgtgtgtgtgtgtgtgtgtgtgtgtgtgtgtgcgtgcacgtctgtctgtgtttttgtgttgagTGTGTCTCACtgaattgttgtattttttattgaattccATTTTCCAGGAGGTCCAGTATGCATCCAGATTCATTTCACAGCAAACCGGCCTCAGGAGCAGGGCCACAAACAGAATACACACCATCTTCctgtaaatacagtaaatggacacacatacatacatacacacacacacacacacacacacacaaacaaacaaaaagtaacaacTACCACAGTGAGGCCCAAAAAGTGTCACAATACCAGCATTTTATTACTTCCTTAAACATCAAGAAACTgcagacacattcacacacacacacacacacacacacacacacataaaatgtgCCACTTGGTCATTAGGGATAATTATGAAGAACAGACTTATatacttatacattcttttatccaACTTTATAACtttgtgtgtaaagctgcttcgagacaatgtccacAGTTAAAAACTCTACGCAAATAAacataaactgaattgaaattaaatgagCCATATTGAGCCtgagcaaataaataatttagaaGGAAATAGTCAGAATGTTATAAGACACACTCATAGTGGTGGCACACTCTTGATTTAATAGTAACATTTGgattgaatataaaaatatgtttagaattccacagtctgaagttaCGTATTTCAGATAATTACCTTTTCTCTTTCATAATCTGCCTGAGTTATAGTGTAAGTACTCTGCCATGCTACCGTGTTAAATGTACATTCATGTCAACTACAGCAGTGAGTTTTATTAACAATCTTCCGGAGTTTTCAGCGTTAATTAGATCACCTACTGACTCCGCAGGCTACTGAATGTCTCTCTCCCTGTcatccctcctctctctctctctctctctctctctctctctctctctcttcacttaCAGCAGCTgaagatggttccacatcaacagtcTAAAGATAAACGAGGTAACTGTGtagggttaaactcaagaaccataaAGATTGATCTGGAgtgtcttcctcttcttctcctttcgtcttttcccattaggggcgccacagcagatcatccgtctccatccccccctgtcctctacatctgccttttttcacaccaactacctgcatgtgtttcctcaccacatccataaaccacctccttggtcttcctcttttcctcctttctggtgtctccatcctcagcattctcctactgatataccccatgtccctcctctgcacatgtccaaaccatctcaatctcacctccttcaccttgtctccaaaacgtcctacatgtgctgtccctctaataaactaatttctaatcctgtccattgtcgtcactcccaaagaacatctcaacatcttcagctctgctacctccagctccatctcctgtcttttactcaatgccactgtctctaaaccatacaacatctcaggtctcaccacagtcctataaactttccctttcactctcacagatactcttctatcacaaatcactcctgctatcactcttctccacccactccaccctgcctgcactcttttcttcacttctctaacacactctccattactctgcactgttgaccccaggtacctgaactcctccaccttctcaacctcttttccctgcaaccgcacccctccactgccctccctctcattcacacacatgttctctgtctatctcctactgactttcattccccttctctccatcacgtacctccacctctccagcacctgctccctactctcaccacaaatcacaatatcatccacaaacatgtcaagtcaagtcaagtttatttctattgcgcttttcacaacagacattgtctcaaagcagctttaaagaaatcaacagttaaggtgaatggtgtgtgtttatccctgatgagcagccgtggcgactgtggcaagaaaaaactcccttagatgttatgaggaagaaaccttgagaggaacctgactcaaaaggggaccccatcctcatttgggtgacatcaagagtttgatcataaaactttcaacaatacagaacactggagagtgagaactaacaagATTACtgaagtataagattataagtgatgttctttctacagtcttatacagtctttatggttataaaactaggagctactgagctcaacatttgtgatcatcacagatccagcaacagcttctccatgccagagccttaaaACACTCCAGggggtccaatgtcaaaactccacacatgtagtgggatccaattggcaaaaacatcatagtccacggagactcctgtctgacctcgtctgtcaacctgtccatcaccactgcaaacaggaaagggctcagagccgatccttaatacagtccaaccttcaccctgaaccagtctgtcgttcctactgcacaattcattgctgtcacactgtcctcatacatgtcctgcaccaccctcacatacttctctgacacaccagacttcctcatacaataccacaactcctctctccaccctgtcttaaactttctctaaatccacaaacacacaataaaactccttctgaccttctctatacttctccatcaacattctcaaagcaaataatgcatctgtggtgctcttcctcggcataaaaccataccgctgctcacagatggtcacctcttctctcagcctggctaccactactcttttccataacttcatggtgtgactgatcaactttattcccctgtagttactgcaggtctgcacatctcccgtatgcttaaagatcggtaccagcacactccttctccattcctcaggcatcttctcaccttccaaaatcctgtttaacaacctggttaaaaactccactgcatctctcctaaacatctccacacttctactggtatgtcatctggtccaaccgactttccactcttcatcctcttaatcgctgctctcacttcctccttactaatcctatccacatcctgcttcaccatcttcacatcatccaaccttctctctctctcattttcctcattcatcagctgctcaaaatactcctccatcttctcaacacactctcctcactagtcaaaaCATTTCcacctccatcctttattgctcattttttatttatatttataccagCTGATGCTgtctaataatttattttgggaCGATGTCCACTGTTAAAGTTCTCTACAAGTAACACTAGATTGAATtgaacttacacacacacacaaaatgctgcATTTTCATAATGATAttcactgctctctctctctctctctctcgctctctctctctctctctctctctctctctctgcacttGACATATTAACTCCCTCAACTGAAATAtctgtgtttatattatatactatatttacatttgatacCTATTAACACACTTCAGCATGCAAAAGACCTTACAAAAGACTCTTACCTGattgttctctgtgtgtgtgtgttttcagagaGATATTTTGTAGTACTAATTGCAGTTCTtagttaaaatgatttaaaagaggaagtttaaatgtttccttctatcccctctctctctctctctcattatatatatatatatatatatatatatatatatacagtggaacctcgatagtTGGCGACTGTTGATTATGGACCAGACTGAGAGTACCTTGTGAAAAATCTAATAGTTGGCGAGAAGCTGCGAGTGGCTTGAatgttcggagtaacatttcaaaacagttagtttctactaataaattacataaaaatgtttaaaaaactatttccattattgtattattcatttagagtaatatataaaaaattaattatgacaagtaattcacaatttttgttgagtttacagtacagtcatctttaatgtgatcttccaacaaaaataaatattcaattattagaattttaaataaaaaaatcatttcataaTTGGGacttcaattcagttcagtttacaGGGATAAAGATTGTTACCAATGAAATTATAACAATAACTTAGCTCttgattttgtcttttattcctCTCGTGCTGAACTCACAATAAACACATATGGTTGTTGTTGTAGTTTAACTTTAgttgagtattttttttatgtatgtgtataggTGTGGTCAAACTGTAAAACTATCCAGTATTGTTTACCACCAATTACATTTCAACAAACATTCAAACATCAGCTTCAAATATCAAGCATTAAATTATATgcttataaatcaaatatattaatCTCTATAATGCTAATATCACAAATGATCATGAACAATTACGTATATGCATCAAACATAGTTTCTAGAACAGTCTCTGTGTTCAAAACGCATACTAAACTTTGTTTACCAACTAAATGCAACACATATTGCATGAATATTTCAACAAGCAATATAAAAACAGTAAATGTCTATACAAACATTAAACCAGAAGTGTAAAACATTAGCCGTTTAGGCGCTATGGCGCTAATCGCAAGTAGCTGCCTACATGACATATCAGAAACTAAAATAACATATCTTAGACAACATGTGAATTACTCACCATGCTGGGAATAtagttttaaattataatttcaaACTGGAATCTTTACAAAAATTCAGTGAGGTTTTAACATGAGAACaacctgtgtttttttgtaatttatattcTAAACTATCGCGTGTGCCCCCAGAATTAGTGTCCTTAATGCGGCAGCACCCAACATAGAAGTTATAAAGTTGGATTGTAGAAGTTTATTGTATAGTCTATAAATTTATCCCTAAAGTGTGATCCAGTGGttactgtggtgaaggaaaaactccctgagacatgAACAAAAAACCTTTAGAGCAAGGGTCACCAACGTCGCCCGCAATGATCACATGagtccattgctatgctgatgacacacagctgtatatttcagcaaagccagatgagctggatcagcttaacaatgttgagaagtgtgtgaaggacattagacagtggatgcttaaaaactttcttctgctcaactcagataagacagaagtacttttactaggatcacatgcagctagaagtaaactttccgattacgtagcatctctggatggtgtttctgtttcagcatgtacggctgtcaaagaccttggtgtgattattgacccgagtctttcctttgagtctcacgtgaataatatcaccaggatcgccttctttcaccttagaaatattgctaaaattagaaatatgatgtcgttacaggatgcagaaaaactagttcatgcttttgttactgctagattagactactgtaacgctttactgtctgggtgttggagtaagtgcagaaataagcttcagttagttcagaatgcagcagcaagagtcctcactagatctagaaaatatgatcacatcagccctgttttaatcatctacactgctcccaatcaaatctcgcattgattataaaatattactactgacgtataaagcacttaacgctctcacgccgcagtatctgagtgaacttctgtaccagtatgatcctccatgcctacttagatcaaaaggtgctggctatctgttgttTCCTCAAATAgcaaagactacagcagggggcagatctttctcttataaaccccacagttatggaacagccttccaatcagtgttcggtactcggacacagtctcagtgttcaagtcgaggttaaaaacttatttatttagtcaagccttttatcagtaggtttttcttaggtaaaggagcagatctggagggatcatggatatagagtgtttggtgaactgggatatttgtatgctgtcgtctcctcacattcacacgttcactcgggtttgttgatggtggtgtggtgggtcggatcccagagatcctcatgtctgtgttaccttctggttctcccttttagttatgctgccatagcgagtcttgccggagtccaaactgcacagtgacattaactttcatacaccaatagttacacttaataatccatatccttctcttcccgtcaccctctctctctctctctctctctcactcgctctctctctctcggtcgagttaaacatgctcctgaggctccagtgaccacttttcctgcccctctccccctccgtggatcttcacacttctgtgcagcttgggacggtctctcatcagcaccttgggtggttccatgtaattccagagtagaacgggtgcttctgaggacggattggactgtagttggtgtcagcggtctgctgcactgactcgggagtgcagtttgcttctgatcgtcatcactgtaccccgcaactttgcatatatgcttcaaatggacatttggtgcaacccagatgaggatgggttccctcttgagtctggttcctctcaaggtttcttccttatgccatctcggggagtttttccttgccacagttgctcatcagggacaaacatacttacaaagaacatagttacgtttaatcaccacattatctgtgtaaagctgctttgagacaatgttcattgttaaaagcgctatacaaataaaaatgaattgaattgaattgaatgagtCGCCCGCGagacttttctaaaaatagctgtttcctaccttgttaaatgattgttgataattattttgataaatcattaacatgatcagtgtcttcacaaaGATCAGGGGTGTGAAACTCAGTGTCACATCCGAcccgacgtacaattatatctgACCCGCGAGATGActttataaagatctattattatagttattaatgTCCcagcgatatgaagcgctgataacacaaactacagatcccataatgcagcacTTCAGCTCCCTTACCGAACACTAGACTACctgagaacattccagcgtcaatcaagtcgagcttctgttgatgtatttaacagttattgtgaaacagcgcctcacagtggtgaacagaaaagtggactttgagtagatttttactgacactggcagtaaacacgtgtgtgtgtgtgtgtgtgtgtgtgtgtgtgtgtgtgtgtgtgtgtgtgtgtgtgttattagtggagtgaatgtgactgtaattaaggaattgaatctgagacggaactacgagacaaaacatcaggagaagctgaagaacctgaatgcagagcagaagatacagaaagtagaagagttaaagaagaatctgacatttcagcagacgtttttcaccagagaacaatcccaaagtgaagctggtgtgaaaacagaggagaaatcagagtctcatcagcaggttatttactgagggagagtttctgaagagctgcatgatgaagctgtgacaTGTCTGGTGTTCCACAGGAGATATTttaatggagagcaaaatattttaagttattaaatattaaatatatataactatataataaatagttatttaaagtttaagattcttttttataaaatggcataagagcaaagaaatctgattgttttgatttgttgttattttaacgtttacttaaaagcacaatttttattgatttgttcaggggttttttttgcagcatgttcatatttctaacttgtataattttgacagaagatatttttatgaaaagcaatttatttaaagtttaagtttatttattctggaataatattcctgtctgtttttattcataaaaacattgtttagtgtgttcaataaatgtttctcCTGTTCGGCCggtgacctaaagtgtgctttgagttttggcccctgtGCACTTGAAATAAGCTTTTCAATATCCATAAACTGTATAGTGCTTATCAGTCCCCAGCTAGTTTTTGTCCCCATCACCATCACTAAGTAGGAAGTTGTAGGCTATTACaccaaattatattatatagatacagcacattatatatatatatatatatatatatatatatatatatatatatatatatatatatatatttatatatatatatatatacacacacacacacacacacacacacacactggtgatcaaaattagagaacaatttataaacaatagaacaattctgaaataatgtgatcttcactgctcaacagttgaaggagtttttgtcctgtctataccatgctaccagaacaccttttccacaaattaactaaggcatttagaataaaaacattattttgcagaaaacacactgatcaaaattagagaacactttcagaaacCTCCCAGCTTCCCcgtccctgctgaagaaaaacatccccacGGCATGatactgccaccaccatgtttcacagtgGGGATGATGTGTTCAGGCTGATATGCAGTGTTAGGATTCTGCCAAACATAGCGTTTTGCATGTAGGCCAAAAAGTTCAATCTTGGTCTCATCTACTACACCACCTTCTCCACATGTTTGCTGTGTCACCTACATGGCTTGTGGCAAACTGCAAATGGGACTTCTTATTCTTTTCTGTCAACAATGGCTTTCTTCAtgccactcttccataataGCTAGATTGGTGGATGCATTACTTATAGTTGTCATGTGGGCAGACTCTCCCACCAAAACTATGGATCTCTGCAGCTCCTCCAGAGTTACCATGGGCCTTCTGACTGCTTCTTGGATGAATGTTCTCCTTGCCCGGCCTGTCAGTTTAGGTGGATGGCCATGTCTTGGTATGATAGCAGTTGTgccatattttttccatttttgaaTGATTGATTAAACAGTGCTCCACGAGATGTTCAAAGCTTGGGATATGTTTTTATAACCAAACCCCGCTTTAAACTTGTGATGTAGTGACAAACGagtgacgtagcttcctgtttttgattgtttgctgggaattttgtgtttgtaacggcgtttacatttttacagttcTATTTTTACTCTCTCATCgctttaaaatctaaaaattgcgtttttatttcctgtattCTCTACTTGCCGTTGGCTCCATTTCTTCTCTTTAAGAGAgctttatttcctgttttaagAGTTTGAAAGCAGTAAGTCGAGACCATTACCATCAGAACTACGAACGCACACTAAAGTAACCACATttaggtacgtaatttctctgctATGGCGAGCATCCAgctcattcagtgtgtgaagtgtgacatgtttagtcagtctttctccgttgctagggataattttatctgtgagaagtgtaagttagtttgctctttgacggaaaAGAT
It encodes:
- the ctss1 gene encoding cathepsin S, ortholog 1 isoform X1, whose amino-acid sequence is MVCILFVALLLRPVCCEMNLDAYWTSWKMEFNKKYNNSGEEVFRRSVWQHNVMDVMKHNGEHHSFMLGLNHLSDLTAEEVNAKMNGLSMKNIPLDSNENFTVLSDSPVPDTLNWTEKGLVSPVQNQGMCGSCWAFSAVGALEGQMMKKSGRLVPLSVQNLVDCSVMEGNHGCKGGFMTNAFMYIIHNKGIDSDAFYPYTHQDGLCRYSPKGRAGFCSSFRILPRVNESVLLNTVAQFGPVSVGMNAKLPSFHRYKSGIYTDPHCDPSTVNHAVLVVGYGREGGQDYWLIKNSWGTEWGEKGYFRMARKRNQCGIATFAVFPIV
- the ctss1 gene encoding cathepsin S, ortholog 1 isoform X2, with the protein product MVCILFVALLLRPVCCEMNLDAYWTSWKMEFNKKYNNSGEEVFRRSVWQHNVMDVMKHNGEHHSFMLGLNHLSDLTAEEVNAKMNGLSMKNIPLDSNENFTVLSDSPVPDTLNWTEKGLVSPVQNQGMCGSCWAFSAVGALEGQMMKKSGRLVPLSVQNLVDCSVMEGNHGCKGGFMTNAFMYIIHNKGIDSDAFYPYTHQDGLCRYSPKGRAGFCSSFRILPRVNESVLLNTVAQFGPVSVGMNAKLPSFHRYKSVGVQNGERRVISGWREKEISVELLHLLCSRLCKPSELLNAVFITGYKRHFCIGFFYCCKFIIVL